The Aedes albopictus strain Foshan chromosome 2, AalbF5, whole genome shotgun sequence region gcggcttcatgacacttgtttggtttgagttttggatcgttgtcttatattttctgaatattggatgttatgctaatataaaatgtatccatattgagtagatttagcaagcagttttcatgttgtttttatgtcaatgtcatcaacatgtcgctcgagttttgttggaaGGATATTTtaatgcacgagaaaggcaccatcaccgctaggtggattaattagggttttttattcttcaaccacttctcctaatttacagctcttttgcccactagggcactgcgtgagcgatttcaattagaagctgtacttacacttacAACGCCTAAATATagtctattataattctactatatagaactggttgccgttgcgctgctgtcacttttctaccctgtgcaGTGGTAGAGTGATGAGCAcggggatgttgatgtgtggctcttgttcgttctccagtccaattgggggtccattatgagtcaGCTGCtctggggggaagagcaactgacgaaaaattgcaagtgtcgggactgggatcgaacccatgaccatccaattATGAAGTGAAcctgtagccactacgctacggacaCCGGCAACCTTTGATTTCACCCAAATTGATTCTATCTGAATGAAGGTTTCAATGCTCCTTCGATTGCAATGTTGCTTTTATTAATCTATCTAGTCTTACTGTAAAACCTTGTTTTGCCATAATCTCCCAAAGCTCAtttattttcactgaatcgtaccgGCACTTCTAAAATTATCCTGAGAATTACAGAATTTTCTCGGAGGCTTGAAGTTGTTTTAATCAATTTTAGTTTTATGTAGAtactagagtgtccatttcccggccaattttcgtgtcccgggattcgggacaaaatacttagctaatcccgggaaatctcgggatcccgggatttttttaaatttcaataaaacccagaaaattgatttgtttagcttttgtgcagttgaaatattcattttttatgtTATGGTTATTTCTGTATCCATCACAAGAAGTATTATAAAACGTCTATAAATGTACTGCACTACTTCTTGATgtacaaatgtcaataacgaaatacatttaaaagtatcaacgttatgttcgccaagaacagtctgttttcaactatttagtAGTTAATTTAATGCATGTAATTTTCTACCGATATCTAATAGTTTAAGAGAAATAATTATCATAATCTGTATTATATCGCTACGGAAGATGTTTGTATTGTtgatatgtatcgtaaaaatcgcacttcaatataactttagagtaccttttgaactcttagtttccgaatatttcaatacaaaaggttggactcgttttgcaattgcggttttccataattttaaaacttttgtacttgttattgagattcatttattctcttctgaaaaattcaaattatttacataatatagTAAAAGTTTGGTCTCAGATTTCCAAAATTACAATGTAATATGGAATGTGGACTATGTCCAGTTTGTTCTTGCTGctactgaataaaccaataaatagaaaaagatgaatgaaatgcataacatgataccaagtttatcatgaatgattgattttttcttcaagtatgacctagtgtccaaagcccgatggtggtgtgtgagaaaaccgctcatatttcggaagtgaaaatggccagataaagtttttgccttgatatttggcagttttatctacaaattgtcttcataccgggattcccgggattgtcgggatttctgaaatgatatcccgggattcgggaaatcccgaaatcactcatatcccgggaattcttgtcccgggatgtcccgggaaggacactctagTAGATACATATGAAATTGAGCATTATACTTGTAGTGTGgttctccgttggcaaattacttaaattGGCGACGTAATCGAAGTTATAGCTAGAATAATGcaggggtgttcattatgcccggATGGgtatccatttcgccccgtaccgttACTGCTAACCCACGAAGACATACAGCTTATAATTCATTATTTCCTCAGATTCTACCTGTTGTGAATGATTAAAACatgtagggtggcccacacttacatgaaaaaaaaaatcgaaaaatatctAGTCTTACTTCCGAAATCAGTTGTTTTAGattcaaatgttcaaaatttgagcaatatcgGTCAAGCCTTTATGATTAAATCCTTTGGTATTCTTGTAAATGACTATATgcaaaaaaaactttgtcaaagaccgcaaagtaatccgacggctgtgaagaaAGCTattccctaggcaaagtgaggtggagtattaagatttcattattgatattatccctttacatgtactggaaaaataacaataaagtttatccttacTTTACCTAGGGTGTAACTTTGTTACCAGGTGTCGGATCGCTTTGtggtcctcgacaaagttgtttggcatatagtcacctacaataataccaaagggtttaattgTTGCACCGAGCCACAATGCAatctagcggcaaaaatcgaaagatttttttttaacatttggctacgttttctcatacaaacttcaagcttgttgagcacCTCTTAGGTTTCACCGATTTTGCTCATTTTTTAAACGCAGCTTCTGGAAgtctaaaacaactgatttaggaggtaagatatttttgtttttcatataagtgtggggcATCTTAATGTAGAGCACAGTTGTGAAGAAAACTACTGAGCTGGCTGCACGGTTTGTAATGGTGACCGGTCTACCGCAGTGTGACAACTTTGGATACTGGGTGAACGAATAGAGTAGATAGTTGAGGACAAATGAAAACAATCACAAACCAAGATCGATTGTAGAATAGCGTGGATTTTCGGAGTGAATTTAAAAATCGTTATTTTCGGTTGAACTAGTTATTATTTAATACTGGATGTATGAGTGGGTGATAAGCTTACATCAGATTACAAAAAGTTATATTTGATAGGCGAACGATAATTGCAAAGGTCCATTAAAACTAGTTCGGTGTACCGGTAGAACTACGAAAGTTACTAAACTAGTGCTGGAACCTGCAAAGATTGGGGAATCGGAACACTCGTTGTAAGAGGAGTAGTGGAGAGAAACAATCTCTGTAAGtacaacaaaatttgttaaaaaatgatTAACTAGTTGAATTAAAATTTGCAGTTTTGAGCTGCTAAAAGAGCTGCTACAAAACGTCAGTGTAATCTCTACAATTCCGAACAAACTCAAAAAGAGATTGTCGGATTCGGAAACCTCAAATATGAGTGTGAACTTCACCATGACCGCCTGTGCCGCTTGCACTATGACATCCGATACAGATGAAGGGATGGTAGCCTGCGATGGATGCAATAAGTGGTATCATTACCGTTGTGTAGGCGTGGACGAAAAGGAAATCCGCGATCAGGAGAAGTGGTTCTGCCCGACGGAAGATTGCCAGAAGGCAGAGGAAGACCAAGTAAAAAAGTTGGACGAGAACCGTAAGAAGGCATCCAAAGGTAAGAAGTTGTTAGGTGTGGACGATGCGTCCGATAAGTCTAGTGCGAAGTCAGATCGTCAATCTGGCATATCTTTCGAGAAAAAGCTGAAGGCCTTGGAGAAAGAGCAGCGTGCGAAGGAGAAAGAAATAGAAGAAGAACGCCTACTGTGGGAAAAGCGAATGGAGATGGAACGGATCTTGAAAGAAAAGAGGATGCAAATGGAGACCGATATGCGGCAGCGGGAAATGAAGCAGGAGAAGGAGTTACTTGAAAAGGCGCTTCAGGAAGAGCAAGAGCACCTGGACCAAATGGAAAGAATGCGCAAACACTATCAGGCAAAAATAGCGGAAGTGAAGGTGAAGCTGCACCCTTGCGGCAAAGAGAAGAAGAGGCATGATAAGGATCAGGGATCGTTGGATCGGAAAAAAGGGCCAGCGCCGCAGGAGAAACCAGGAAGTTTGAAAAGAACGAATCTAACGAAGCTCGATCGTGCAGAAGAGGAGGATGAAGACAGTGAAACAGAAAGTTCGGGAGAAGAAGAAGCGTCGAGCGACTCGGAGGAAGAggtagaagaagaagaggaaagtGAAGAATCCGAAGAGGAATCCGAAGAAGACTCCGAAGATGAGAAAATGAAGAGAAAGACAAAGCAATCAAGCAAGAAAGTGACGAGGAACGTGTTGGTACGACGCTCGTCGGGTCCCACAAAAACCCAACTGGCGGCGCGGAATGGATTATCCAGGAAGCTTCCCACATTCTCTGGGAAAGCTGAAGAATGGCCGCTGTTTATTGGTAGCTATGAGGCGTCAAACAATGCTTGTGGTTACAACGACATCGAGAACCTTGTCAGGCTCCAGGAGTGCCTCAAAGGACCAGCTCTGGACAGTGTACGCGGGCAGTTGTTGTTGCCAAAGTCGGTGCCCAAGGTGATCGAAAAGCTTAGACAACTCTATGGACGACCGGAGCAGCTGTTGCATTTCCACTTGGAGAAAGTGAACCAGCTGGAGTGCCCGAAAGCTGAAAGGTTAGAAACGTTTATACCTTTCGGGAATGCCGTGGAGCAGCTCTGTGATCACCTCGAAGCAGCTAAGCTGAAGCAACATCTGGTGAATCCATTGCTCTTGCAGAATCTGTTAGACAAGTTGCCATCCTCAGATAAAAGAGAATGGGTTCGCTTCAAGAGCAATAAACATAAAGTGAACCTGAGGACCTTTTCCGATTTTTTGTCAAGAATAGTGTCGGAGGCATGTGAAGCAAACGCATGTGCGTCGGCGAAAGTCGGGGTCATTCGAACCGTAAAAGGTGGCAAGGGAGGAATGAGGGAGCAAGGGGCAGTATATAGTCACAATACTCCGTTCAATCTGAGAGATAGCACTCCTCTTGGAAATCCCCCTAGTGGAAGCGTGAAACCTTGCAAAGCTTGCAAACGCACAGACCATCGGTTACGGTTCTGTCAAGATTTCAAGGCAATGTCGACCACTGAACGTATGGGCTTGGTTGAGCTGAATAAACTTTGCAAAGTCTGCCTGAACGACCACGGCAAAGCGCCGTGTAAATTTAGAATCCGTTGCGATGTCGAAGAATGCCAAGAACGGCATCATCCTCTGCTACATCCCGTCGCATCAATGGTGGTGATGAACACCCATTTCCATGTCCACGACAAAATTCTGTTTCGGATGATTCCTGTGACGCTTCACTGTGGAAATCGAGTTGTGAAAACATTGGCGTTCCTAGATGAGGGAGCGTCGATTACATTAGTAGAGCGATCGTTGACCGACAGACTAGGCGTAGAAGGAGTTCACGAACCGCTGACGATCACTTGGACAGCCGACGTTACCAGAGACGAGAGGAGTTCAACGAAGATGAATCTGTGGATATCATCCGCTGGAAGTGAAGGGAAACTACTTCTGAAATCAGTGCAGACGGTAAAGAATCTTCGACTGCCCAAGCAATCCGTGGAAGCGGTAGAAATGAGAGCAGAACACCAATATCTTCGCGACATCCCATTCGCATCGTATCAAAGCCAGCGGCCGGGTATGTTGATAGGGCTAAACAACCTTCATGCCATCGCGCCTATGGAAGCTAAGATTGGTCAACCTGGAGAACCAATTGCTGTAAGGTCCAAACTAGGTTGGGCAGTCTACGGTCCGACTATAAAGTCACAGGAGGTGAGGAATTTCATCGGGTATCACAATCAAGTATCCAACCAAGACCTGCATGCTCTGTTGAGAGAACAATACGCACTGGAGGAGTCCGTAATTGCAGTAGTACACGAGTCGAAGGACGATAAAAGGGCGCGGGAGATACTAGAACGAACAACAGTTCGAGTTGGTGATCGGTTTGAGACCGGTCTGCTATGGAAAACCAATGAGCCTCGTTTTCCAAACAGCTATCCGATGGCGGTGCGCCGTATGAAGCAGTTGGAGCAGCGGTTAGCAAAGAATCCGGAGTTATTCGATAACGTGTGCAGGCAGATTGCGGAGTATCAGCAAAAGGGATATGCGCATCAAGCGACACCAGAGGAATTAGCCAAGCTCGATCAGTATACTTCGTGGTTTTTGCCTATCAACGTCGTGCTGAACCCAAAAAAGCCTGGGAAAGTGCGACTGGTATGGGACGCCGCAGCGACAGTGGATGGCGTTTCGTTGAACTCCCAACTGCTTACGGGTCCGGATTTGCTCACTTCGCTCCCAAGTGTCATCAATCGTTTCCGTGAGAGGCCGATAGGGTTTGGAGGCGACATAAGGGAGATGTATCATCAGCTGTTAATACGGGCAGCCGATAAGAGAGCTCAGTTATTCCTGTTTCGAAATTCCCCGGATGAAAAGCCTAGCGTGTATGTCATGGATGTCGCCACATTTGGATCGAGGTGCTCACCCAGTCAAGCACAATTTGTAAAGAATCGAAACGCGCTGGAGTTTTCTCAGCAGTTTCCAGAAGCAGCAATGGCAATAGTGAAGAAACATTACGTTGACGACTATTTCGACAGCGTCGATACGGTTGAGGAGGCGGTCGTCAGAGCTAAAGAAGTGCGCTTCGTTCATGCGAAAGGTGGCTTCGAGATAAGAAACTGGGTGTCCAACTCCAACACATTTCTAAATGAACTAGGGGAGTCGAAACCGTTGCAAACGATACATTTCAACCAGGACAAGGAGAGTGGATATGAAAGAGTGCTAGGGATCGTCTGGAACCCAAAACAAGACGAGTTCTCGTTCTCAATGGATCATCGGCAGGATGTGAAGCCGTATCTTCTGGATGGTGTACGGCCTACGAAGCGAATTGTTCTGAGCAGTGTGATGGGGTTTTTTGATCCTCTAGGACTGCTTACACCATTTACAATCCACGGGAAATTGGTAGTCCAAGATTTGTGGCGAACTGGCTGTGATTGGGACGACAAAATAGATGACGGAACTCTCGCTAAGTGGGACCGGTGGACTGGGCTACTACCAATGGTCACCAAAATCGGTATACCCCGTTGTTATTTCAGCGGAATGGCTTCATCGTCTATTAAATCATTGGAGCTTCACATATTTACCGATGCAAGCATTCATGCATACGGTTGCGTGGCTTACTTTCGGGCCGTGGTCAATGGAAGAATACAGTGCTCACTGGTAATGTCTCGGTCAAAGGTGTCTCCACTCAAACTCCAGTCCATTCCACGCCTCGAGCTAATGGCCGCTGTTCTCGGCGCTAGGATGGTACGCACCGTAAAAGACAACCATTCGCTACCCATAACGAAGCAGATTTTGTGGAGCGATTCTCAAACTGTTCTGAGTTGGATCCGATCTGACCAGCACAAATACAAGCAATTCGTCGCTTTCAGGATCGGTGAGATTGTGGAGCTAACATCAGCTGGTGATTGGCGGTATGTACCCTCAGATAGAAACATTGCGGACGTAGTGACAAAGTGGGGTTCAGGGCCGCCTCTAGCCACCAATAGTCCGTGGTTCAACGGTCCAAGTATCCTGCACCAGCCGGAGACTATGTGGCCAAAACAAGAAGGAGTGGAAATTGATGTACCAGAAGAAATGAAAGCCTGCGTATTATTCCACGACGCGTCGTTTCCACCCCAGTTCATCGACATCCATATAACGTCACGATGGGTACGCTTAGTTCGGATCGTAGCTACCGTTATCCGTTTCATCGAAAATTGTAGGAGGAAGAAAAGTGGCCAGCCAATATTGGTGTGCAAGTCCAGTTTGCTGGAACGATGTATAAGGGGAGCTCCACAAAGCATTTTGCAGCCATTGGGACAAGAGGAGCTTCATGCAGGCGAGAAAATTCTGTTGAAGCAGGCACAACGCGACGGCTTTCCGGAGGAAGTGAAAATATTAGAGCTCAAGCGGGATTTCAACTCGGTTGCAAACATTGATAAATCAAGCTGGCTTTACAAGCTACGTCCAGTTCTTGATGTCGATGGTATCATCAGAATGGATGGCAGACTGGCGCTGTTGGAAGATTCTGTGGACAAGAAGTTTCCAATTATTCTTCCTCGTCAGCATGAGATAACCAAGATGATTATTCGAAGCTATCACGAGAAATTTAGACATGCGAATCGAGAGACGGTTTTCAATGAGCTTCGACAACGATTCTACATCCCGAAGCTTCGGACGCTAATTGCGGCAGTCGTAAAAAACTGCAATTGGTGCTGTGTCTACCGATGCAAACCAAGAAATCCAGTGATGGCGCCGCTGCCTGTACAAAGAGTCACTCCCCAGTTGCGTGCGTTCTGCTCTGTCGGAGTGGATTATCTTGGTCCTGTTGAAGTGTCTGTTGGCCGACGAAGAGAGAAAAGGTGGGTTGCAGTATTCACGTGCTTAGCAGTAAGAGCTGTTCATTTAGAGGTAGCGCATACCTTGACCACACAAGCATGTTTGATGGCAATCAGACGGTTCATCTGTAGAAGAGGATCACCGGATGAATTCTTCTCAGACAACGGGACGAATTTCAAAGGTGCAAGCAAAGAGCTGATCAAAGCGGTGAAGAAGATTGACGTGGAATGTGCAGAACGTATCGTCAGTCCAGCAATCAAGTGGCATTTCATTCCTCCGGCTACCCCCCATATGGGCGGAATTTGGGAGAGAATGGTGAGATCGGTGAAAGAGGCGATGAAGGCTATGGATGATGGCAAAAGACTAACGGATGAACTGCTCCTGACTACGTTGTCCGAGGCCGAGGACATGATCAACACTCGTCCGTTGACATACTGCTCTCAGGAATCAGAGGTCGAAGCAATCACCCCAAATCATTTCTTGCGAGGCGTGGTGAAGGAAGCGGATCAAACAGTCGAGTCTGTCGAGGTGTCTGAAGCTCTACGGAACCTGTACAAGCGATCACAGTACCTGGCCGACAGGATGTGGCAGAGATGGTGCAAGGAATACCTTCCTGGTCTACACCGTCGAGCAAAATGGCATGAAGATAGGGAAGAACTGAAGGTTGGAGATTTAGTGTTCGTGGTAGAAGGTGATCAGCGGAAGAGTTGGATACGAGGAGTGATTGAGAAAGTTATCGAGGGAGCAGATGGTAATGTTCGGCAAGCGATGGTCCGAACCAACAGAGGCGTATTTAGGAGAGCAGTAACAAACCTGGCAGTGGTAGAAATTCGTGGTAAAACCGGAACCAGCGTAGTGGCACCGGAGTTACAGGCGGGGGTGTGAAGAAAACTACTGAGCTGGCTGCACGGTTTGTAATGGTGACCGGTCTACCGCAGTGTGACAACTTTGGATACTGGGTGAACGAATAGAGTAGATAGTTGAGGACAAATGAAAACAATCACAAACCAAGATCGATTGTAGAATAGCGTGGATTTTCGGAGTGAATTTAAAAATCGTTATTTTCGGTTGAACTAGTTATTATTTAATACTGGATGTATGAGTGGGTGATAAGCTTACATCAGATTACAAAAAGTTATATTTGATAGGCGAACGATAATTGCAAAGGTCCATTAAAACTAGTTCGGTGTACCGGTAGAACTACGAAAGTTACTAAACTAGTGCTGGAACCTGCAAAGATTGGGGAATCGGAACACTCGTTGTAAGAGGAGTAGTGGAGAGAAACAATCTCTGTAAGtacaacaaaatttgttaaaaaatgatTAACTAGTTGAATTAAAATTTGCAGTTTTGAGCTGCTAAAAGAGCTGCTACAAAACGTCAGTGTAATCTCTACAATTCCGAAcaacagtcttgcgaataatcgcgaccatcacgagacaatcacttgaaccgctttctggagtcacccttcccaaggtgatacgatccagatagcatgtcatgcctggaatgacaaacatgttgtgggttccaccctttgcagctttgcagcgatagcagttgctgagtatgcttcaggcgggttgctagagaatcaatctctctgagcgacgatgcataacgggcgaagtgagagcgtttgccgtagccagggcgaactgcgtggtgcgctcaatgtgtgcgtttaaactgagctatgcaaaacgaataggatttatgacgtagtatcgtgcttgtgataatacacatgctgttgcgcgtgcatctgcttgaggcgacgaagagagtcatgacactcacatgagccgtatccaagtcaggatgattgtagcaaaacaagggtgaccgggtgactattcgccttgacggaggctctctgagagaattgcgcttgcgtgaaaacaatttttttttaacatgggaaaggataggagctgcatttttaaatgcttctaattctttatagaatttttttcaagcaaaacgttcttaatgttatcgaatgagattttgatacgctatattatagacataacattgtgatttaaaaacttttgtctaaaaccagttataatgtagctaattgaaagtatattgcaaaacattaacacttttttcaatctgaagtccctaaaatattttagaagcatttgaaaatgcagctcctatcctttcccatgttaaaaaaaaaatgatttcacgcacagcgcaattctctcagagagcctccgtcaaggcgaatgatgggattctgtcttttctggtgttagcgactgtagagagagcgaatcagaaaccgcagagatagggtgatacaagtttggtgtttatcagctcttttgtgacttgtacgctgatgcttcgcgacactggtaGAGCATAAGCTAAAGTTGCAAGAATAGGTTTGTGTGTAACGACTGTTTGTAGTAATTTACAATTGCGGATTTCGGCTTATGCAGTCTTTGGTTATAGCGTTGATTATTtcttatcttcgccgacgtttcggtcctcggatcggaccttcttcagggctcgataaaaATCAACTGGTCAATTTATAAAAACTTGATTTTTGGGACGTCAGGTCTGTAACCCTTTCAGACCTGACGTcccaaaaatcaaaagtttttataaattgaccagttgacttttatcgagccctgaagaaggtccgatccgaggaccgaaacgtcggcgaagataagaaataatcaacgctaaaaccaaagactgcATAAGCCAAAATTCTAAATTGTAAGTTGCAAGAATATTGATAATATATTATGTTTTTTCTGCTTTACATGCCTAACGTacacatttgcttagggtgtccattatacaCCTAATCCTCCCTCCCTATATATGTAGGTCACTGGAAAAAAGCCCCGAAAAATGAGgtttaaaaatttcccatttttattgcttttctggtCGTTTTTCATAATTATTATGTTTTGCACGAATACGTTGGAGCCATGCATGAATGCAATAGTGGAAGAATTTTGTGACCCATTCCCGAGCCTATTTgcgacatacaaacaccattccatttctaATGATATAGAAATAGATGAATGCATTAGTCTTACCagtatttcactgggaatttttgaaggattttactgggtattcctaaaggagttcccggGTATATTTGCATGAATGccacaaaaaatcggaaatttctctaaaagttcctgggaaattccatcaggaattgttcgaaattactcaaagaattcctcagagTTTCATCGagatcactccaggagttcctcgggaattttcgtAGGAGATCCGCGCAAATTCCTACATGAGTTCCTCGGTAGGAATGTTCTCAATTTTTATAAGAGTTTCTCGGgatcgggaattcctgcaaaaatttctccacgagattttaagaatt contains the following coding sequences:
- the LOC134286190 gene encoding uncharacterized protein LOC134286190, producing MSVNFTMTACAACTMTSDTDEGMVACDGCNKWYHYRCVGVDEKEIRDQEKWFCPTEDCQKAEEDQVKKLDENRKKASKGKKLLGVDDASDKSSAKSDRQSGISFEKKLKALEKEQRAKEKEIEEERLLWEKRMEMERILKEKRMQMETDMRQREMKQEKELLEKALQEEQEHLDQMERMRKHYQAKIAEVKVKLHPCGKEKKRHDKDQGSLDRKKGPAPQEKPGSLKRTNLTKLDRAEEEDEDSETESSGEEEASSDSEEEVEEEEESEESEEESEEDSEDEKMKRKTKQSSKKVTRNVLVRRSSGPTKTQLAARNGLSRKLPTFSGKAEEWPLFIGSYEASNNACGYNDIENLVRLQECLKGPALDSVRGQLLLPKSVPKVIEKLRQLYGRPEQLLHFHLEKVNQLECPKAERLETFIPFGNAVEQLCDHLEAAKLKQHLVNPLLLQNLLDKLPSSDKREWVRFKSNKHKVNLRTFSDFLSRIVSEACEANACASAKVGVIRTVKGGKGGMREQGAVYSHNTPFNLRDSTPLGNPPSGSVKPCKACKRTDHRLRFCQDFKAMSTTERMGLVELNKLCKVCLNDHGKAPCKFRIRCDVEECQERHHPLLHPVASMVVMNTHFHVHDKILFRMIPVTLHCGNRVVKTLAFLDEGASITLVERSLTDRLGVEGVHEPLTITWTADVTRDERSSTKMNLWISSAGSEGKLLLKSVQTVKNLRLPKQSVEAVEMRAEHQYLRDIPFASYQSQRPGMLIGLNNLHAIAPMEAKIGQPGEPIAVRSKLGWAVYGPTIKSQEVRNFIGYHNQVSNQDLHALLREQYALEESVIAVVHESKDDKRAREILERTTVRVGDRFETGLLWKTNEPRFPNSYPMAVRRMKQLEQRLAKNPELFDNVCRQIAEYQQKGYAHQATPEELAKLDQYTSWFLPINVVLNPKKPGKVRLVWDAAATVDGVSLNSQLLTGPDLLTSLPSVINRFRERPIGFGGDIREMYHQLLIRAADKRAQLFLFRNSPDEKPSVYVMDVATFGSRCSPSQAQFVKNRNALEFSQQFPEAAMAIVKKHYVDDYFDSVDTVEEAVVRAKEVRFVHAKGGFEIRNWVSNSNTFLNELGESKPLQTIHFNQDKESGYERVLGIVWNPKQDEFSFSMDHRQDVKPYLLDGVRPTKRIVLSSVMGFFDPLGLLTPFTIHGKLVVQDLWRTGCDWDDKIDDGTLAKWDRWTGLLPMVTKIGIPRCYFSGMASSSIKSLELHIFTDASIHAYGCVAYFRAVVNGRIQCSLVMSRSKVSPLKLQSIPRLELMAAVLGARMVRTVKDNHSLPITKQILWSDSQTVLSWIRSDQHKYKQFVAFRIGEIVELTSAGDWRYVPSDRNIADVVTKWGSGPPLATNSPWFNGPSILHQPETMWPKQEGVEIDVPEEMKACVLFHDASFPPQFIDIHITSRWVRLVRIVATVIRFIENCRRKKSGQPILVCKSSLLERCIRGAPQSILQPLGQEELHAGEKILLKQAQRDGFPEEVKILELKRDFNSVANIDKSSWLYKLRPVLDVDGIIRMDGRLALLEDSVDKKFPIILPRQHEITKMIIRSYHEKFRHANRETVFNELRQRFYIPKLRTLIAAVVKNCNWCCVYRCKPRNPVMAPLPVQRVTPQLRAFCSVGVDYLGPVEVSVGRRREKRWVAVFTCLAVRAVHLEVAHTLTTQACLMAIRRFICRRGSPDEFFSDNGTNFKGASKELIKAVKKIDVECAERIVSPAIKWHFIPPATPHMGGIWERMVRSVKEAMKAMDDGKRLTDELLLTTLSEAEDMINTRPLTYCSQESEVEAITPNHFLRGVVKEADQTVESVEVSEALRNLYKRSQYLADRMWQRWCKEYLPGLHRRAKWHEDREELKVGDLVFVVEGDQRKSWIRGVIEKVIEGADGNVRQAMVRTNRGVFRRAVTNLAVVEIRGKTGTSVVAPELQAGV